In Microcaecilia unicolor chromosome 1, aMicUni1.1, whole genome shotgun sequence, the following are encoded in one genomic region:
- the VPS37C gene encoding vacuolar protein sorting-associated protein 37C: MSKVMMDNLRTLSVQQLEDLQESNEEQDHLIQESREVQSLQLEKEMALATNRSLAEQNLEFKPRLDSGRISLSEKYQQLCDLLTQFKGKRSKLETLLGPLRPESILSYMQREGSKTEEESDALAEHFLEGSVPLEAFLDDFASLRKLSYLRRVKAEKLQELLRRKEIPVSQQGSPKDSSVPHQAFLQQSDIQKNPTSLQPPSLDIPSFPLPYNPAPLLPGQPINLGPIAQGDLVPAPFPGTSGLREPPISQHSAQSSFYYGHSQPMPGGPYFTPFPSRGLGYSQLHPGGLPCPQTQFGGSAPQLRSCFSGGQPQCPYPIQPQFPKYPGSQQLPYPQYSGFPQPTAPTSGSFWSGYHTE; encoded by the exons GTTCAGAGCCTGCAGCTGGAGAAAGAGATGGCTTTGGCTACAAACCGAAGCTTGGCAGAGCAGAATTTGGAGTTCAAGCCACGTCTTGATTCTGGCCGTATCAGCCTTTCTGAAAAATACCAGCAACTCTGTGATCTGCTCACCCAGTTTAAGGGGAAAAGGAGCAAACTAG AAACACTTCTTGGCCCATTGAGACCAGAATCTATTTTGTCCTATATGCAACGTGAAGGAAGTAAAACTGAAGAGGAATCCGAT GCTTTGGCTGAACATTTTCTGGAAGGTTCTGTTCCCTTGGAAGCTTTTCTGGATGATTTTGCTTCCCTTAGGAAGCTATCCTACTTGCGTCGTGTCAAAGCTGAGAAACTGCAGGAGCTGCTACGGAGGAAGGAAATTCCCGTTTCACAACAAGGGTCTCCTAAAGACTCTTCTGTCCCTCACCAAGCATTTCTGCAGCAATCAGACATACAGAAGAATCCTACCAGCCTGCAGCCACCCTCTTTGGacattccttccttccccctaccTTATAATCCCGCTCCACTTCTGCCAGGACAGCCCATAAATCTTGGGCCTATAGCACAGGGAGATTTGGTACCAGCTCCATTCCCTGGAACTAGTGGTCTAAGGGAACCTCCCATCTCCCAGCATAGTGCTCAATCCTCTTTCTATTATGGCCATTCTCAACCAATGCCAGGAGGCCCTTACTTCACCCCGTTTCCCTCAAGAGGCCTTGGGTATTCACAGCTTCATCCAGGAGGCCTTCCATGTCCACAAACACAGTTTGGAGGTTCAGCTCCTCAGCTGAGGTCCTGTTTCTCTGGAGGACAACCCCAATGCCCCTACCCAATCCAACCACAGTTTCCAAAGTATCCAGGATCCCAGCAGCTACCCTACCCACAATATTCAGGGTTTCCACAACCTAcagcaccaacatcaggttcTTTCTGGTCTGGGTACCACACAGAATAG